One window of the Sphaerochaeta associata genome contains the following:
- a CDS encoding M3 family oligoendopeptidase produces MKTLPTWDLTPIYPGCDSKEFLSDLRIVVAESKALEESLGTDSSDLKANIERYELVLDYLENLNAYSSACLTTDTSNPLFLKAVSQVEEASLVVQHLEVLFLNYLATRKEEVAKRTSQGGDLAEYRFPLHELLQEQKHQMAPELEALASDLARSGTDAFSRLQESMGSSIHTEWDEKTDKTVVQLRSDATNADRNVRRRAFEKELALWKAYEVPFAAALNGVKGTTLTLDKMRGFTSPLDRSLFESRIDRPILDALISTLEQSIPLFRKYLKRKAELLGLPGLSFYDLFAPVGKEGSHFSYDEAHAFIVKQFSTFSEEMGAFADHAFKARWIDPESRNGKVGGAYDTVFPLARQSRILSNFDYTYSGVSTLAHELGHAWHDSVVLPKSNLKRTYPMTLAETASIFSEFLVFQGALAESSSEQRLALVEQFVQDATQVCIDILSRFYFESEVFARRPEGELSASELCSIMEEAQKRTYGDGLVEYHPYMWAAKGHYYSSDFSFYNYPYAFGQLFALGLYEKSRHAGSSFPDQYKTLLAATGSFSAREVASLVDIDLADPGFWQQGMAVIATYIEELCDAPLH; encoded by the coding sequence GTGAAAACCTTACCCACATGGGACCTCACTCCCATTTATCCTGGCTGTGACAGCAAGGAGTTCTTATCCGATCTTCGTATTGTTGTAGCCGAATCAAAGGCATTGGAGGAGAGCCTCGGTACCGATTCAAGCGATTTGAAAGCGAATATCGAGCGCTATGAGCTGGTACTCGACTACTTGGAAAACCTCAACGCATACAGTTCCGCCTGCCTTACCACTGATACTTCGAATCCACTTTTTCTCAAGGCGGTGAGCCAAGTTGAGGAAGCCTCTCTGGTAGTGCAACACCTGGAAGTGCTGTTTCTCAACTATTTGGCAACGCGGAAAGAGGAGGTTGCGAAGCGGACGAGTCAAGGCGGAGACCTTGCAGAGTATCGATTCCCCCTGCATGAACTGCTACAAGAGCAGAAGCACCAAATGGCTCCTGAATTGGAGGCCCTTGCCAGCGACCTCGCTCGCTCTGGAACCGATGCTTTCTCCCGACTCCAGGAGTCCATGGGATCGAGTATCCATACTGAGTGGGATGAAAAGACGGATAAAACCGTCGTGCAATTGCGCAGCGATGCCACGAATGCCGACCGCAATGTCCGTAGGCGTGCGTTCGAAAAGGAGCTTGCTCTCTGGAAGGCTTATGAAGTGCCGTTCGCTGCAGCTCTGAACGGAGTGAAGGGGACGACGTTGACGCTGGACAAGATGCGGGGTTTCACTTCTCCTTTGGACCGTTCTCTCTTTGAGTCACGCATCGATAGACCGATTCTTGACGCATTAATTTCCACTCTCGAACAAAGTATTCCGCTTTTTCGCAAGTATTTGAAAAGAAAAGCCGAGTTACTCGGTCTTCCCGGCCTCAGTTTCTATGACTTATTCGCTCCGGTGGGAAAAGAAGGGAGCCATTTCTCCTACGACGAAGCTCATGCCTTCATCGTCAAGCAGTTCTCCACCTTCTCTGAAGAGATGGGTGCTTTTGCCGACCACGCTTTTAAGGCCCGATGGATCGATCCCGAAAGCAGAAACGGGAAAGTGGGCGGAGCCTACGATACCGTTTTTCCCCTTGCCAGGCAAAGCCGGATCCTTTCGAATTTCGACTACACCTACAGCGGGGTCTCGACCCTGGCTCATGAGCTGGGTCATGCATGGCATGACTCGGTGGTGCTTCCCAAAAGCAACCTGAAGAGGACCTATCCCATGACACTGGCGGAAACAGCCTCAATTTTCAGCGAGTTCCTCGTATTTCAGGGTGCTCTTGCTGAAAGCTCGTCAGAGCAGCGGTTGGCATTGGTTGAGCAGTTCGTCCAGGATGCAACCCAGGTATGCATCGACATTCTCAGCCGCTTCTACTTTGAATCGGAGGTTTTCGCAAGAAGACCTGAAGGAGAGTTGTCGGCAAGCGAGCTGTGTTCAATCATGGAGGAAGCCCAGAAGCGGACCTATGGCGATGGCTTGGTGGAGTACCACCCATACATGTGGGCGGCCAAAGGCCACTATTACTCCTCTGATTTCTCCTTCTACAACTACCCGTACGCTTTCGGCCAGTTGTTTGCCTTGGGGCTGTACGAGAAGAGCAGGCATGCCGGCTCTTCATTCCCCGATCAATACAAGACATTGCTCGCAGCAACCGGAAGCTTTAGTGCCCGGGAAGTAGCTTCCCTGGTTGATATCGACCTTGCCGATCCTGGTTTCTGGCAGCAGGGTATGGCAGTCATCGCCACGTATATTGAAGAGTTGTGTGATGCGCCTCTTCATTGA
- a CDS encoding class I SAM-dependent RNA methyltransferase, which yields MRLFIEKLISGGDGLAIGEDGKKVFVAQTLPSEVVEASLEQTKGGYNLASVDALVEASEHRVQPACPYWGICGGCDFQYADADYQAQCKQEIVVDNLSRLGGLERGSYHLEPTVTGPAWNYRNRVRFHVDVSNKHVGFLQRKSSSLVRIESCPILTGQLNALLSDSKPLFEAARKLMFANRGGKSRYLEVPAFASERKVSLLDKEIDITVGEKRFFVTSEVFFQSNRYLTAALGEYVADKAIGTSVMDLYSGVGTFSAFLAQPGRRIVAVERQKQCLQLAKKHLGDCEFYTDAVEVWAKRQYPSVDTVVVDPPRTGLDQGVPSLIASWKPQRIVYVSCNSVTLARDLQRFASEGYTVTTVRVFDLYPQTFHHEVVVVLDRREN from the coding sequence ATGCGCCTCTTCATTGAGAAGCTTATCAGCGGAGGAGACGGTCTTGCCATCGGAGAGGATGGAAAGAAGGTCTTTGTTGCGCAAACACTGCCGTCCGAGGTGGTTGAAGCCTCCCTTGAACAGACGAAGGGAGGCTATAACCTTGCCTCTGTCGATGCACTTGTTGAGGCGAGCGAGCATCGTGTACAACCTGCGTGTCCCTACTGGGGTATCTGCGGTGGTTGTGACTTCCAGTATGCCGATGCCGATTATCAGGCTCAATGCAAACAGGAAATCGTAGTGGACAACCTCAGTCGATTGGGTGGTTTGGAACGAGGTTCCTACCACCTTGAGCCGACGGTGACCGGTCCTGCTTGGAACTATCGAAACCGTGTCCGATTTCATGTGGACGTATCCAATAAACACGTTGGATTTCTCCAGCGCAAGTCTTCAAGCTTGGTACGCATCGAAAGCTGTCCAATATTGACAGGGCAGCTTAATGCCCTGCTTTCAGATTCCAAGCCATTGTTTGAAGCAGCCAGAAAATTGATGTTTGCCAATCGCGGGGGAAAAAGCAGGTATCTGGAAGTCCCTGCGTTTGCTTCCGAGCGTAAAGTATCTCTTTTGGACAAGGAGATTGACATTACGGTAGGGGAAAAGCGCTTCTTTGTGACAAGCGAAGTGTTCTTCCAGTCAAACAGGTACCTGACAGCCGCTCTAGGTGAGTATGTGGCAGACAAGGCCATAGGCACCTCGGTCATGGATCTGTACAGCGGGGTAGGTACCTTCAGTGCATTTCTTGCCCAACCGGGTAGAAGGATTGTCGCAGTCGAACGGCAGAAGCAATGCCTTCAGTTGGCGAAAAAGCATCTCGGCGACTGTGAGTTTTACACCGATGCCGTAGAGGTGTGGGCCAAGCGCCAATACCCCAGCGTCGATACGGTGGTGGTCGACCCTCCTCGTACCGGGCTTGATCAGGGTGTACCCTCCTTGATTGCTTCCTGGAAGCCACAGCGTATCGTGTATGTGTCCTGCAACAGCGTTACGCTTGCACGAGACTTGCAACGGTTTGCTTCCGAGGGCTACACTGTCACTACGGTCAGGGTGTTTGATCTCTACCCCCAAACGTTCCACCATGAGGTGGTGGTAGTCCTCGACCGCAGGGAGAACTGA
- a CDS encoding NAD(+) synthase, translating to MKDGFIKCAVASAQVKVADCLFNTQTVLQLMRQAEKEQVRLLVLPELVTSSYTCADLFLQQSLQTGCLEAVAAIVEESKDCELLLVFGSALVVEGNLYNCAVVVHKGVILGVVPKQHLPNYQEFYEKRWFCTPRDGNREITLLGQTVWFGTRLLFQNVEIREFVLACEICEDLWVPDSPGIGYALAGATVITNCSASDELVGKEEYRRSLVAGQSAKLVCAYLYSNAGEGESSTDLVFTPHNLIYENGLQLAQSYGISNTLLITEIDVQKLALERIRMQTFNADRSAYRTISFSWKVGTCSLTRFIDKAPFVPSDEANRSERCEKILMLQALGLKQRLAHTQSKSVVVGLSGGLDSTLALLVCVRAFDLLSLDRSGIVAVTMPGFGTTKRTKGNAVQLAKALGVELKTISIAKAVRQHFKDIGHDPAVLDVTYENSQARERTQILMDLANSLNALVVGTGDLSELALGWATYNGDHMSMYGVNASVPKTLVRHLVKHVASQSDPELKKVLLDIAATPVSPELLPASSDGTIMQVTEDIVGPYELHDFFLYHAIRWGFGPQKVYRLASLAFAGEYDDAFILRWMKTFYRRFFSQQFKRSCLPDGPKIGSLALSPRGDWRMSSDASYTLWKRELDTL from the coding sequence ATGAAAGACGGGTTTATCAAATGTGCTGTAGCCTCCGCCCAGGTCAAGGTTGCCGATTGTCTGTTCAATACCCAAACTGTACTGCAGCTTATGCGTCAAGCCGAGAAAGAGCAGGTACGTCTCCTCGTTCTTCCGGAATTGGTTACCAGCTCCTATACCTGTGCCGATTTATTTTTACAGCAATCACTGCAAACCGGGTGTCTTGAGGCTGTTGCTGCTATTGTCGAAGAGAGCAAGGATTGTGAACTTCTCTTGGTCTTCGGTTCCGCCTTGGTCGTCGAAGGCAATTTGTATAACTGTGCCGTGGTGGTTCACAAGGGAGTAATCCTTGGTGTAGTGCCCAAGCAGCATCTGCCCAATTATCAGGAGTTCTACGAAAAACGATGGTTCTGCACCCCAAGAGATGGTAACCGTGAAATTACCCTCCTTGGACAGACTGTGTGGTTCGGTACTCGCTTGCTCTTTCAGAACGTTGAGATTCGTGAGTTTGTCCTGGCCTGTGAAATCTGCGAGGACCTATGGGTACCCGACTCGCCCGGCATAGGATACGCTTTGGCCGGAGCTACAGTCATCACCAACTGCTCTGCCAGTGATGAGCTGGTGGGCAAGGAGGAGTACCGACGAAGCCTGGTTGCCGGTCAGAGCGCCAAGCTCGTGTGTGCATATTTGTACAGCAATGCCGGAGAGGGCGAGTCTTCGACGGACTTGGTCTTTACTCCGCATAATCTCATCTACGAGAACGGTTTGCAGCTTGCCCAGTCGTATGGAATTTCCAATACGCTGTTGATAACCGAGATCGATGTACAGAAGCTTGCACTCGAACGCATCAGGATGCAGACCTTCAACGCGGATAGGAGTGCCTACCGAACGATCTCCTTCTCTTGGAAGGTCGGTACCTGCAGTCTTACCCGTTTTATCGATAAGGCTCCCTTCGTTCCTTCCGATGAAGCAAACCGCAGCGAGCGCTGTGAAAAGATTCTGATGCTCCAAGCCCTTGGCTTGAAGCAGAGGCTTGCCCACACCCAATCCAAATCGGTTGTGGTGGGGCTCTCCGGTGGACTCGATTCAACACTGGCCTTATTGGTCTGTGTACGGGCCTTCGACTTGTTGTCTCTGGATCGCAGTGGCATAGTGGCTGTGACCATGCCCGGTTTTGGGACTACCAAACGTACCAAAGGCAATGCAGTACAGCTTGCCAAGGCCTTGGGAGTCGAGCTGAAAACCATTTCCATTGCAAAGGCTGTCAGGCAGCACTTCAAGGATATCGGTCATGATCCGGCGGTGTTGGATGTCACCTATGAGAACAGTCAGGCCCGCGAGAGGACCCAGATATTGATGGATTTGGCCAATTCATTGAATGCCTTGGTGGTTGGTACCGGCGACCTGAGCGAGCTCGCTCTCGGGTGGGCGACTTACAACGGTGATCATATGTCGATGTACGGGGTGAATGCATCGGTTCCCAAGACGTTGGTCCGTCACCTGGTAAAGCATGTTGCCTCTCAGAGCGATCCAGAGCTGAAAAAGGTTCTGCTCGATATTGCAGCTACTCCGGTCAGCCCTGAACTGCTGCCGGCCAGCAGTGATGGAACCATCATGCAAGTGACCGAGGACATCGTCGGACCGTATGAATTGCACGACTTTTTTCTCTACCATGCCATCAGATGGGGTTTCGGTCCGCAAAAGGTCTATCGCTTGGCTTCCCTTGCCTTTGCCGGCGAGTATGATGATGCTTTCATACTTCGTTGGATGAAGACTTTCTATCGCCGCTTCTTCAGCCAACAGTTCAAGCGATCCTGTCTGCCGGACGGGCCGAAAATCGGCTCTCTCGCCCTCTCACCCCGTGGGGATTGGCGTATGAGCAGCGATGCTTCCTATACGCTTTGGAAGCGGGAACTCGATACTTTGTGA
- a CDS encoding MBL fold metallo-hydrolase — MSQLDVTFLGTGTSHGIPVIGCSCPVCTSCDPRDTRYRASILLQSEIFNILVDTSPEFRLQALRAGLKSLDAVFYTHDHADHFNGIDDLRVFCKDHSLPVYCKEDVALAIQSRFSYVLNGDDIAGGIPHLDLRILKPFEEVEIGNFKVMPIPVLHGKREIFAFRIGSFAYATDCSEVPERSLPYFEGLDALVVGALRYWPHPTHYSVFEAVAFGRKVGAKRVYFTHLSHGLSHATLSAELPEGFSVAYDMLHIAVGS, encoded by the coding sequence ATGAGTCAATTGGACGTTACATTTCTCGGAACTGGAACCAGCCACGGCATTCCCGTCATAGGGTGCAGCTGCCCTGTCTGCACCTCCTGCGACCCCCGCGATACACGCTATCGTGCAAGTATCCTGCTTCAGAGTGAGATTTTCAATATCTTGGTTGACACCTCTCCCGAGTTCAGGCTCCAGGCCCTGAGAGCAGGTTTGAAAAGTCTCGACGCTGTATTCTATACCCATGATCATGCCGATCACTTCAACGGGATTGATGACTTGAGGGTGTTTTGCAAAGATCACAGTCTGCCGGTATACTGTAAAGAGGATGTGGCCCTCGCAATTCAAAGTCGGTTCAGCTACGTTCTCAACGGTGATGATATCGCCGGGGGGATCCCGCATCTGGATTTAAGGATTCTCAAACCGTTTGAAGAGGTTGAAATCGGCAATTTCAAGGTAATGCCCATTCCAGTTCTGCATGGAAAGCGGGAGATATTTGCCTTTCGCATCGGCTCGTTCGCCTATGCGACCGACTGCAGTGAAGTACCAGAGCGGAGCCTGCCTTACTTTGAAGGGCTCGATGCCTTGGTGGTGGGAGCATTGCGCTATTGGCCCCATCCCACCCACTACAGTGTCTTTGAAGCGGTAGCCTTTGGGCGCAAGGTCGGGGCCAAACGGGTGTATTTCACTCATTTGAGCCATGGCCTGAGCCACGCTACGCTGTCTGCCGAGCTGCCCGAGGGATTTTCGGTGGCCTATGATATGCTGCATATAGCAGTAGGGAGTTGA
- the polA gene encoding DNA polymerase I: MDELFSNQDFDQEKLASEAKDRVLSVPPKPQEPAVAPPTTLSNQKKLYIIDGYGLIYRSFFGFFANPIRDAQGNNVSAVYGFFSTLLKLIRENNPDYLVVAMDSMGPTFRHTLYEPYKANRDAAPEELHTQVPLIQDILKALKVPTIEMQGFEADDIIATLSEEATRHQIDTIMFTGDKDLLQLVDDHTLALRPAKKNEKFYRLMGCAEVEEEYGIKPSQIVDYLSLLGDSSDNVPGVKGIGEKGATKLLQQFGSLEGIYANLKLIAPGLQKKLAEGEENAKLSKRLVELKRDLFTVDTFDTEQYLVRDVDYDAAVPLFQEIGMRSIIKELGRASNGDASSPIPAKAEPNVEHAKSSYEAVTDLAQVKRLFDEAVKATGVMAFDLETTGLDEMLAQVIGFSFCWVEGTSYYVPLVHDGKELMDRQQVRDLLDSYFSTGKLSLVGQNIKYDYKVLHQWGVKVKNMVFDTMVAAWLLDSASVFNMDYLADKYLNYKTVRYSDIVPKDKLLSDIPLDQAVFYGAEDADITFRLYKLFAELLAARNLRSLLDEVEMPLLRIIADMELAGIYLERKLIEPLSAEFEGRIEAIRNQIFTICGHEFNLNSPQQLQEVLFVERNIPTGAKTRSGFSTSTDVLEPLRDSYPEVELILQYRMLNKLKTTYIDKLPLQINEKTQRIHPSFAQTGTETGRLSCKDPNLQNIPVRTEEGRRIRSAFVPKAGHLFLSADYSQIELVVLAHMADDPGLKGAFAAGIDVHSSTASLIFDVPLDKVSAEQRRIAKTINFGVMYGMGTHSLAMDLKIPHSDAKQFIDQYFERYSAVRSFVEATKTSSQQVGSVSTLLGHVRMITEINSRSAVERAKAERIAVNTVIQGSAADIMKLAMLRSDAMLREHKLGARLLLQIHDELIFEVPEDEVEKTKAVVQEALEKAVTLSVPLRTSIEVGSNWGDIH, translated from the coding sequence ATGGACGAATTGTTTTCAAACCAGGACTTCGATCAGGAGAAACTTGCCTCTGAAGCCAAGGATCGGGTATTGTCCGTACCCCCCAAGCCGCAGGAACCTGCAGTTGCACCTCCAACCACACTCAGCAACCAGAAAAAATTGTACATCATTGATGGCTATGGCCTGATCTATCGTTCATTTTTCGGCTTTTTCGCCAATCCCATCAGGGATGCCCAAGGCAATAATGTATCGGCCGTCTACGGCTTTTTTTCCACCTTGCTCAAGCTCATTCGTGAGAACAACCCCGATTACCTGGTGGTGGCGATGGACAGCATGGGCCCGACGTTTCGTCACACCCTGTACGAGCCGTATAAAGCCAATCGTGATGCAGCTCCCGAAGAGCTGCACACCCAGGTTCCGCTCATCCAGGATATTCTGAAAGCCCTCAAGGTTCCCACCATAGAGATGCAGGGGTTTGAGGCGGATGATATCATCGCCACGCTCAGCGAGGAGGCAACACGCCATCAAATTGACACCATAATGTTTACCGGTGACAAGGACCTGCTGCAGCTGGTCGATGACCACACCTTGGCCCTCCGACCGGCAAAGAAGAACGAGAAGTTCTACCGTCTTATGGGATGCGCCGAAGTAGAGGAGGAGTATGGGATCAAGCCGTCGCAGATAGTCGATTATCTCTCCCTGCTCGGTGATTCGTCCGACAACGTCCCGGGTGTGAAGGGAATCGGGGAGAAGGGCGCTACAAAACTCCTGCAGCAATTCGGCTCCTTGGAAGGCATTTATGCAAATCTCAAGCTTATCGCTCCCGGCCTGCAGAAAAAGCTTGCCGAAGGTGAGGAGAACGCCAAGCTGAGCAAGCGTTTGGTTGAGTTGAAACGTGATCTCTTTACTGTCGATACCTTCGACACAGAGCAGTATCTGGTACGTGATGTCGACTACGATGCCGCTGTTCCGCTGTTTCAGGAAATCGGAATGCGCAGCATCATCAAGGAGCTTGGGAGAGCATCCAATGGGGATGCCTCCTCACCGATTCCTGCCAAGGCGGAGCCGAACGTCGAGCATGCAAAATCCTCGTATGAGGCTGTTACCGACCTGGCACAAGTCAAGCGTCTCTTTGATGAGGCTGTGAAGGCCACAGGAGTCATGGCTTTCGACCTCGAGACGACTGGTTTGGATGAGATGCTTGCACAGGTAATCGGCTTCTCCTTCTGTTGGGTTGAGGGTACGTCCTACTATGTGCCCCTCGTGCATGATGGCAAGGAGCTTATGGACAGACAGCAGGTTAGAGACCTGCTCGATTCATACTTCAGTACGGGAAAGCTTTCCTTGGTCGGGCAGAACATCAAATATGACTACAAGGTGCTTCACCAGTGGGGTGTCAAGGTAAAGAACATGGTGTTCGACACCATGGTGGCTGCCTGGTTGTTGGACAGTGCTTCAGTCTTCAATATGGACTATCTTGCCGACAAGTATTTGAACTATAAAACCGTTCGGTACAGCGACATCGTCCCCAAGGACAAGCTGCTCTCGGACATTCCGCTCGATCAGGCGGTCTTCTACGGCGCCGAGGATGCCGATATAACCTTCCGCCTCTACAAACTCTTTGCCGAGTTGCTTGCAGCACGCAACCTGCGTTCGCTGCTCGATGAGGTTGAGATGCCTTTGCTCCGAATCATTGCCGATATGGAGCTTGCAGGCATCTACCTGGAGCGCAAGCTCATCGAACCGCTTTCGGCGGAATTTGAAGGGCGGATTGAAGCAATACGCAACCAGATATTCACCATCTGCGGCCATGAATTCAATCTTAACTCACCACAGCAGTTGCAGGAGGTGCTCTTTGTTGAGCGGAACATCCCCACGGGCGCGAAAACCCGCTCGGGGTTCTCCACCTCCACCGATGTGCTGGAACCGCTGAGGGACAGCTATCCTGAAGTCGAACTGATTTTGCAGTATCGGATGCTCAACAAGCTGAAGACAACCTATATTGATAAACTGCCGCTGCAGATCAATGAGAAGACCCAAAGGATTCACCCCTCGTTCGCCCAGACCGGTACAGAAACGGGAAGGCTTTCCTGCAAGGACCCGAACCTGCAGAACATACCGGTCAGGACCGAGGAGGGAAGAAGAATCCGCTCGGCCTTCGTTCCCAAGGCCGGGCATCTCTTCCTCTCGGCCGACTACTCACAGATTGAGTTGGTGGTATTGGCCCATATGGCCGATGATCCAGGGTTGAAAGGGGCGTTTGCAGCCGGCATCGACGTTCACAGTTCGACTGCCAGCCTGATTTTCGATGTACCGCTTGATAAGGTGAGCGCTGAGCAGCGCAGGATTGCCAAGACGATCAACTTCGGGGTCATGTATGGTATGGGAACCCACAGCCTTGCGATGGACTTGAAGATTCCTCACTCCGATGCGAAACAGTTCATTGACCAATACTTCGAGCGGTACAGTGCGGTGCGTTCCTTTGTGGAAGCAACCAAAACATCTTCTCAACAGGTCGGGTCGGTTTCGACACTGCTCGGGCATGTCCGGATGATAACAGAAATCAACAGTCGCAGTGCGGTTGAACGGGCGAAGGCTGAACGCATAGCCGTCAATACCGTCATCCAAGGAAGTGCCGCCGATATCATGAAGCTTGCCATGCTTCGCAGCGACGCCATGCTCAGGGAGCACAAACTGGGGGCACGCCTGCTGCTGCAGATCCACGACGAACTCATCTTCGAAGTTCCTGAAGACGAAGTAGAGAAGACCAAGGCTGTTGTCCAGGAAGCGCTGGAGAAAGCTGTTACACTCAGTGTTCCGCTGCGTACAAGCATCGAGGTGGGGAGTAACTGGGGAGACATCCACTGA
- the coaE gene encoding dephospho-CoA kinase (Dephospho-CoA kinase (CoaE) performs the final step in coenzyme A biosynthesis.), with product MLVIGITGRACAGKNAYASVFASFGFPVVDVDTLGHAALEQSKEEIVQAFGSGILTDHSIDRKKLGQLVFSDSSKLKILESISHPKMVEACKGLIDEARQQDKAAIILNAALLGRMGLDVLCDHILFIQAPLLVRYGRAKGRERLTWKRFLARERAQKDINAVSLAGKIPVKILHNTRSRTLIHRQVATYCATIGLSISPQL from the coding sequence ATGCTGGTCATCGGGATCACAGGGAGGGCCTGTGCCGGCAAGAACGCCTATGCCTCGGTTTTCGCTTCATTCGGATTTCCAGTTGTGGATGTCGATACGTTGGGTCATGCTGCGCTTGAGCAAAGCAAAGAGGAGATTGTCCAAGCGTTTGGAAGCGGTATCTTGACCGATCATTCCATTGACCGGAAGAAACTGGGACAATTGGTGTTCTCCGATTCTTCCAAGCTCAAGATTCTGGAAAGTATTTCCCATCCAAAAATGGTTGAGGCCTGCAAGGGCCTTATTGACGAGGCCAGGCAGCAGGACAAGGCTGCAATCATCCTCAATGCCGCTCTGCTCGGCCGCATGGGTTTGGATGTGCTGTGCGACCACATCCTCTTCATCCAGGCTCCGTTGTTGGTTCGATATGGTAGGGCGAAAGGTCGTGAACGACTTACCTGGAAGAGATTTCTTGCCCGTGAGCGTGCACAGAAGGATATCAACGCAGTCTCACTTGCCGGAAAAATACCCGTGAAGATCTTGCACAATACCCGCTCAAGGACGTTAATTCATCGACAAGTCGCAACCTATTGTGCTACGATAGGATTATCGATTTCACCACAGCTTTGA
- a CDS encoding KamA family radical SAM protein, which produces MQKREDPTIITSKEELRRHLVLTEDEKMFDTDDTNILPLKIPFYFFNLIDKNDPLDPIRRQVVPTKCEQQVLAEEHIDPLSEVDHSVTERLIHRYQSRVAFLTTDVCPLHCRHCFRRRFTGTFQGPADEKQIGLAAAYVQAHPEVKEILFTGGDVLTLSNQALEAMIRAFRDKRPDLIIRLCTRMPASYPMRITAELITMLKQFNSAPFYLMTQFNHPRELTTQAIEAIRLFVDAGIPAMNQTVLLKGVNDDVPTLEELCNSLVFNRIKPYYLFQGDLVSGTAHFRVPLKEGLAIEAELRKRLSGLAMPLYAIDLPQGGGKVPLIQGYLSEQSGCGLWSFRTVDGEIRTYPDPKEQSSSEHPRWLWSESPDAASHTLQESGTQSSPSPRRQEP; this is translated from the coding sequence ATGCAAAAACGAGAAGATCCAACCATCATCACATCCAAGGAGGAGCTGAGACGCCACCTGGTGCTCACCGAGGATGAGAAGATGTTTGATACTGATGATACAAACATCCTGCCTCTGAAAATTCCCTTCTATTTTTTCAACCTTATCGACAAGAACGACCCTCTTGACCCCATCCGCCGTCAGGTTGTTCCAACCAAATGCGAACAGCAGGTGCTGGCCGAAGAACATATCGATCCACTTTCGGAAGTCGACCATAGTGTCACCGAACGCCTCATACACCGGTATCAGAGCAGGGTCGCCTTTTTGACCACCGATGTCTGCCCTTTGCACTGCCGCCACTGTTTCCGAAGGCGTTTCACCGGCACCTTCCAGGGTCCGGCAGACGAGAAGCAGATAGGACTGGCGGCTGCCTACGTTCAGGCTCACCCTGAAGTCAAGGAGATATTATTCACCGGAGGCGATGTTCTCACTCTCTCGAACCAAGCACTCGAGGCTATGATCAGAGCATTCCGAGACAAGCGGCCCGACTTGATCATCCGCCTCTGTACAAGGATGCCTGCATCGTATCCGATGCGGATCACAGCCGAACTGATCACCATGCTCAAACAGTTCAACAGCGCCCCGTTTTATCTGATGACACAATTCAACCATCCACGCGAGTTGACAACACAGGCAATTGAAGCGATTCGTTTGTTCGTGGATGCAGGGATTCCCGCCATGAACCAGACTGTGCTCCTCAAGGGAGTGAATGACGATGTCCCCACGCTCGAAGAGCTGTGCAACAGCTTGGTCTTCAACCGCATCAAGCCCTATTACCTCTTCCAAGGCGATCTGGTATCGGGGACGGCTCACTTTCGGGTTCCACTGAAGGAAGGACTTGCCATCGAGGCGGAGCTTAGAAAGCGTCTGAGCGGGCTTGCCATGCCCCTGTATGCCATCGACCTCCCACAAGGTGGAGGAAAGGTACCCTTGATACAAGGATACCTTTCTGAGCAGTCTGGTTGCGGTCTGTGGTCCTTCAGGACCGTAGACGGTGAAATAAGAACCTATCCAGATCCTAAGGAGCAATCCTCTTCAGAACATCCTCGATGGCTTTGGTCCGAATCTCCTGACGCTGCTTCTCATACTCTTCAGGAGTCAGGAACACAATCGTCTCCTTCTCCTCGAAGACAGGAACCGTAA